The region GCTTAGCTGCTGCCAACCTGGATTGACTACTCAATACTTCGTGCTTCAGCGTAGCATCATCAGGTGCCAAAGGTGCGATCGCCCGCATCTCCGAGTCCTGGCACAATAAATCCCCGCTCATTCACCTGTTCATCAATCGCCGCAGTGTAAATGCTTAAACTTGGGTAAGCAACACTCAATTTCTGTAAAGCCGGAGGAGCAGCCACAACAGCAATAATGCGAATATTTTCAGGCTTTACGCCCCGGTTCGTTAATTCGCTCATCACGGCTGTAATTGTTCCTCCTGTTGCCAACATCGGTTCAGGAATCAGCACTCGACTTTGAGGATCAAACCTTTCTGGCAGCTTATTAAGATAGCAACTCGCTTCCAAAGTCTCTTCATTCCGCACAAAACCAAGATGATACACCGATGCCAGCGGCAACAATGATTGTGCCCCATCCAACAATGCTAAACCAGCTCGTAACACAGGAATGAGCACGAGCGGCACCTCAGAGTCTATGAACGTTGCAGGGCAGGGAGCGAGTGGACTCGTGACTGTCGCATCTTTAGTAGGGAGCCAGTCTCGAACTGCTTCGTAGGTGAGCCAGCGCCCCAATTCTGTCATCGCCGTGCGGAAGATAGCTGAAGGGGTAGTAGCATCGCGAGCGATCGCGAGCCAATGCTTAATTAAGGGATGGGGCGGTACATAAACCCGCATTTGGAAAGTCATAGCCGTTGCCAGGATTCTATCGAAATTTGAATCATCATACTCTCTTCCCCAGCGGATTAAGTGATGCATCTGGCAACAGCACCATTGCCAGAATGACAACGTCCTACAACTTATTGAAAAATACTCGCAATAGAATTGACAAAGATTTTCAATAAGCTTATAGTGATTTCAAGTGTTCTCCTCTCTGAAGGATCGGCAGGCGGGATTGGTCTAACTGACTGATCCCCTTTTTCATTCCATGCTGCCGGATCGAGTGCTTTCTTTGTGTCTCCTTCGCTAGGCTGTTGAACCACTTCACATAATGAAAGCAATTCGATGGTTTATTTATTGAGAAATAAGTTCACTTATGGTATAGCAATTTCACTCTGCCCTGGACTGCAAGCATCTATTCTGTTTGAGAGGGAATGATTCTAATGGAGGCTGAAAAAGATACGCTAATGAGATGAATAATTTGATTGCATGAATTAGCGTATGCTGCCTGTTGCCCCAGATTCCCAAGTTTCTACAAATCCAACCGCCAAGATTGGCGCG is a window of Leptolyngbyaceae cyanobacterium JSC-12 DNA encoding:
- a CDS encoding uracil phosphoribosyltransferase (IMG reference gene:2510095592~TIGRFAM: uracil phosphoribosyltransferase): MHHLIRWGREYDDSNFDRILATAMTFQMRVYVPPHPLIKHWLAIARDATTPSAIFRTAMTELGRWLTYEAVRDWLPTKDATVTSPLAPCPATFIDSEVPLVLIPVLRAGLALLDGAQSLLPLASVYHLGFVRNEETLEASCYLNKLPERFDPQSRVLIPEPMLATGGTITAVMSELTNRGVKPENIRIIAVVAAPPALQKLSVAYPSLSIYTAAIDEQVNERGFIVPGLGDAGDRTFGT